From Paenibacillus polymyxa, the proteins below share one genomic window:
- a CDS encoding ABC transporter substrate-binding protein, whose protein sequence is MNKGTKRQAAGSMAHANHKSRFLMGWMLALVLVLTACGAGAGTNGGNESSATTPTETPSNEASQTAGAFPVTISHKKGEYTLNEKPKKIAVLDVKFLDQLLAVGEQPAGSVIAEGNTTFPKYLGDKPGDVQVLGTRDKPNLEAIVALDPDLILMTDFQEKEYERVSKIAPTIVLDFYEDWRDTLATVAAITGKQAEAETVRKAYEDKIAGLKEKLSEKLGEETVALIRPRKEGIRVHGLEHRTGGILYEDLGLKMPALVQKIKDDTSVEISMEKVPEIGADHYFVLSDELFAAEAEALDSSSVWKSLDAVKNNRAYDVNSTLWIAYYGPLAINIIVDQASEALLGSN, encoded by the coding sequence ATGAATAAAGGAACAAAGAGGCAAGCTGCCGGAAGCATGGCACATGCTAACCATAAATCACGATTTTTAATGGGCTGGATGCTGGCCCTTGTTCTTGTACTGACGGCTTGCGGTGCCGGAGCAGGTACAAATGGCGGCAATGAGTCGTCTGCTACAACTCCAACGGAAACGCCTTCAAATGAAGCGTCTCAGACTGCCGGAGCTTTCCCGGTTACGATCTCGCATAAGAAGGGTGAGTATACGCTTAACGAGAAACCAAAGAAAATTGCTGTGCTTGATGTCAAATTTCTGGATCAATTGCTAGCCGTTGGCGAGCAGCCGGCAGGCAGTGTTATCGCTGAAGGCAATACCACATTTCCAAAATATTTAGGCGATAAGCCGGGTGACGTACAGGTTTTAGGTACACGGGACAAGCCCAATCTGGAAGCGATTGTAGCATTGGACCCGGATCTTATTTTAATGACTGATTTTCAAGAGAAAGAGTATGAGCGTGTAAGCAAAATAGCCCCCACAATCGTACTTGACTTCTACGAGGATTGGCGAGATACGTTAGCTACGGTGGCTGCGATCACAGGTAAGCAGGCAGAGGCAGAAACTGTGCGTAAGGCTTATGAGGACAAAATTGCAGGACTGAAGGAGAAGCTGTCGGAGAAATTGGGAGAGGAAACGGTAGCACTTATTCGTCCGAGAAAAGAAGGCATTCGTGTTCATGGTCTTGAGCATCGAACAGGAGGAATTCTGTATGAGGATTTGGGCTTAAAAATGCCTGCATTAGTCCAGAAGATCAAAGATGATACCTCCGTTGAAATCTCGATGGAGAAAGTTCCTGAGATTGGAGCAGATCATTATTTTGTTCTGTCTGATGAGTTGTTTGCGGCAGAGGCAGAGGCTTTGGATAGCAGCTCAGTATGGAAATCCCTTGATGCAGTCAAAAATAACCGTGCATATGATGTTAATTCTACACTTTGGATCGCTTATTATGGCCCACTTGCAATTAATATTATTGTAGATCAGGCATCGGAAGCACTGTTGGGATCGAATTAA
- a CDS encoding (2Fe-2S)-binding protein: protein MDHYLSTDLWQQTVEEHSIRLGEPSEDNVRIIALSQLHEEAACREYLSWLQEYIGAPDMRVAASMLAKRIGYLWIAPLLTAMSVHHQHVSFRLDNSFLYHPTLTANEGETRFPFLAMNGLRAEALTGDREVWREKVVKEMFALHFAPLLKTLAAIAPLSMSILWENIMIRIVPLYTPEVDNAEQESQHIQADFSYLTQGAPGHLFGVKRNPFTRFTKNKDSIPAVKSKRTTCCFYYQMSGEYCRKCPKIDNENKSQLK, encoded by the coding sequence ATGGACCATTATCTATCGACTGACTTATGGCAGCAAACGGTGGAAGAACACTCGATTCGGCTTGGTGAGCCGTCTGAAGATAATGTCCGTATTATTGCTTTGAGTCAACTACATGAAGAAGCTGCATGCCGAGAGTATTTAAGCTGGCTTCAAGAGTATATTGGTGCGCCTGACATGAGGGTAGCTGCTTCGATGTTAGCTAAGCGAATCGGCTACCTGTGGATTGCTCCGTTACTGACCGCGATGAGCGTTCATCATCAGCATGTTTCTTTTCGGCTAGACAACAGCTTTCTCTATCATCCGACGCTCACAGCTAATGAGGGGGAGACGCGTTTTCCTTTTCTGGCTATGAACGGGCTTCGGGCAGAAGCACTAACGGGAGACAGGGAAGTATGGCGGGAAAAGGTGGTAAAGGAGATGTTTGCGTTACACTTTGCACCGCTGTTAAAGACGCTTGCTGCGATTGCTCCTCTTTCGATGAGTATCCTTTGGGAGAATATCATGATACGCATTGTCCCATTATATACTCCTGAAGTAGACAATGCTGAGCAAGAAAGTCAGCACATCCAGGCAGATTTTTCATATCTGACGCAAGGAGCGCCCGGGCATTTGTTCGGTGTAAAAAGAAATCCGTTCACTCGGTTCACAAAAAATAAGGACAGCATTCCAGCCGTGAAAAGCAAGCGTACCACCTGTTGTTTTTATTACCAGATGTCAGGGGAATATTGCAGAAAATGTCCGAAAATTGACAATGAGAATAAATCTCAATTAAAATGA